A section of the Vespa velutina chromosome 6, iVesVel2.1, whole genome shotgun sequence genome encodes:
- the LOC124949667 gene encoding lethal(2) giant larvae protein homolog 1 isoform X4 — MLKFIRGKGQQPTAERQKLQKDLFAFRKTVQHGFPNKPTAFAWDPSLRLMIIGTTSGAIKVFGRPGVEFYGQHSSESGENAVTKIVAIPNELMGLFSRTQTFVSTQQLESVHFISESRFVSSHNDGSYTFWSPGSDAVPDPTTPYGPFPCKAITKILVYPTAEHGELVLFSGGMQRASYGDRHTITVMTKDKHVVFDFTSKVIDFFTVFARDEDGNEIPDNPEALIVLAEEEIVAIDLTNPQWKMMALPYLVSLHASAVTCSQHVPNVPEELWDSIMSAGKAQTEHLYSDKEWPIDGGTILCNKPENPDKLENRELLLTGHEDGTVRFWNASDVSLTPLYKYNSSILFTGEHLDVLEQPPEDDEDEWPPFRKVGTFDPYSDDPRLAVKKVLLCPLSSTLVIAGTAGHVVTAVISSEPVNKEIKAVTMNIVNDRDGFIWKGYDHLPVRTASISFAIGFQPQSILQLYPPAAVTALAMHSEWGLLATGTAHGLAVFDYTRVKPVTVKCTLNPNDLSGAGDTPISRRKSFKKSLRESFRRLRKGRSQRRTNTNSSPTRSTVIEKKKEISSVASSPSADLSPMELKPVERQVEARPVDDALGSMVRCLYFARSYIISMQNTTPTLWAGTNNGTVYVFTLAIPAGVRRTEEDVNCTLGKEIQLKHRAPVIAITILDGSNVPLPEPFEAEKGVSPGPDMTSPHRVLIASEEQFKIFNLPSLKPNCKYKLTAHEGSRVRKTGFAKFTCPIDSTGVHVETCLLCLTNLGDCLILSIPELRRQLNAAAIKREDINGISSLTFTKSGEALYLHSSSELQRISLSATKVTKAHCTLNLPPSARVSSETSAEEQAVNEDATENGVVGSSGEESPKEPSLQPSASITEVNGEDERQDLSSVGDITIDSVKDHLLNNSIFRNAPSSEELHNRLTGLKMEVTS; from the exons acGGTGCAACATGGTTTCCCAAACAAACCAACAGCCTTCGCATGGGATCCGAGTTTACGACTAATGATCATTGGGACGACATCCGGCGCCATCAAAGT ATTTGGAAGACCTGGGGTTGAATTTTATGGTCAACATTCGAGCGAAAGTGGTGAAAATGCAGTTACAAAAATTGTCGCTATACCGAATGag CTGATGGGTTTGTTTTCGCGTACGCAGACATTCGTATCCACGCAACAGCTGGAATCAGTGCATTTTATTTCTGAGAGTCGGTTTGTCTCATCTCACAACGATGGATCCTATACGTTCTGGAGTCCAGGTAGTGATGCAGTTCCAGACCCGACGACTCCGTATGGCCCTTTTCCTTGTAAAGCTATTACGAAAATTCTTGTATATCCCACTGCCGA GCATGGAGAATTGGTGCTCTTCTCTGGTGGTATGCAACGTGCTAGTTATGGCGATCGTCATACTATCACTGTTATGACGAAGGATAAACACGTCGTATTTGATTTTACTTCGAAAGTTATTGACTTCTTCACTGTATTTGCCAGAGATGAAGACGGCAATGAAATTCCAGACAATCCTGAGGCCTTGATCGTATTAGCCGAAGAAGAAATTGTGGCTATTGATTTAACAAATCCACAATGGAAAATGATGGCTCTTCCGTATTTGGTATCGCTTCATGCCAGCGCg GTAACTTGTTCTCAACACGTTCCAAATGTTCCCGAAGAACTTTGGGATTCAATAATGTCTGCTGGAAAAGCACAGACAGAACACTTATACTCGGATAAAGAGTGGCCCATCGACGGGGGAACTATTTTATGCAACAAACCGGAAAATCCTGATAAACTTGAAAATAGAGAATTGTTACTTACCGGCCACGAAGATGGAACCGTAAGGTTTTGGAATGCATCGGATGTCTCATTAACGCCTTTGTACAAATATAACTCGTCGATTCTTTTTACCGGAGAACACTTGGACGTGCTTGAGCAACCACCGGAAGACGATGAAGATGAATGGCCACCGTTTCGGAAAGTGGGCACATTCGATCCATATTCCGATGACCCACGTCTTGCAGtaaaaaaagttcttttgTGTCCGTTATCATCAACGTTAGTAATAGCAGGAACAGCTGGTCACGTAGTTACAGCCGTAATATCTTCTGAACcagttaataaagaaataaaagcagTGACGATGAATATTGTAAATGATCGTGATGGATTTATATGGAAAGGTTACGATCATTTGCCTGTAAGGACAGCCAGTATATCTTTTGCAATTGGTTTTCAACCTCAAAGCATTCTACAGTTATATCCACCAGCTGCTGTTACAGCATTAGCAATGCATAGTGAATGGGGTTTACTTGCTACGGGTACAGCTCATGGTTTAGCAGTATTTGACTACACAAGGGTAAAGCCTGTTACTGTTAAATGCACACTTAATCCAAatg ATCTTTCTGGTGCAGGAGACACACCAATTTCTAGGCGAAAATCATTTAAGAAATCTTTAAGAGAATCCTTTAGAAGattaagaaaaggaagatcgCAAAGACGGACAAATACTAATAGTAGCCCGACGAGAAGTACcgtaatagagaaaaagaaagaaat CTCTAGCGTAGCATCTTCTCCAAGTGCCGATTTATCGCCCATGGAATTAAAGCCGGTAGAAAGACAAGTTGAAGCTAGGCCGGTAGATGATGCGTTAGGGTCTATGGTACGATGCTTATATTTCGCCAGAAGTTATATCATAAGCA TGCAAAATACAACACCTACGCTTTGGGCAGGTACTAATAACGGGACAGTCTACGTTTTTACTTTAGCGATACCTGCTGGTGTTAGGAGAACAGAAGAAGACGTAAATTGTACGCTTGGAAAAGAAATACAGTTGAAGCATCGTGCTCCAGTTATTGCTATAACCATATTAGACGGTTCTAATGTACCTTTACCAGAACCATTTGAAGCAGAAAAGGGAGTTTCTCCAGGGCCAGATATGACATCACCACATAGAGTATTAATAGCGAGCGAagaacaatttaaaatttttaatctaccATCGTTAAAGCCAAATTGCAAATATAAACTTACTGCTCATGAAGGATCCAGGGTGCGTAAAACTGGATTTGCTAAGTTTACGTGTCCTATCGATTCTACGGGAGTGCATGTTGAAACATGCTTACTTTGTTTGACGAATCTTGGAGATTGTTTAATACTCAGTATCCCAGAATTAAGAAGACAACTTAACGCTGCTGCAATTAAACGAGAAGATATTAA tggCATTTCGTCCCTAACATTCACAAAGTCTGGAGAAGCGTTATATCTTCATTCAAGTTCCGAACTTCAACGCATCTCGTTATCAGCGACAAAAGTAACAAAAGCCCATTGTACACTTAATTTACCACCTAGTGCTAGAGTATCTTCAGAAACTAGTGCAGAAGAACAAGCTGTTAACGAAGATGCAACTGAGAATGGTGTTGTAGGTTCCA GTGGTGAAGAATCTCCAAAGGAACCTTCCCTGCAACCTTCCGCAAGTATCACTGAGGTGAATGGGGAAGATGAGCGACAGGATTTAAGTTCAGTTGGAGATATCACTATTGACAGTGTTAAGGATCATTTACT TAACAATTCAATTTTCAGAAATGCTCCATCATCAGAAGAACTCCATAATCGTTTGACAGGCCTTAAAATGGAAGTGACATCATGA
- the LOC124949667 gene encoding lethal(2) giant larvae protein homolog 1 isoform X3, with translation MLKFIRGKGQQPTAERQKLQKDLFAFRKTVQHGFPNKPTAFAWDPSLRLMIIGTTSGAIKVFGRPGVEFYGQHSSESGENAVTKIVAIPNEGRIVSLCDDNSLHLWEINENSVVETKSLSLEGKLKKISAICLESSGEHLLLGAEGGNIYLLNLKTFAVPDNIIYQDVVMQNVPDDYKKNPGAVEAIAEQPGHPDNILIGYNRGLMVLWNKATPGAQQTFVSTQQLESVHFISESRFVSSHNDGSYTFWSPGSDAVPDPTTPYGPFPCKAITKILVYPTAEHGELVLFSGGMQRASYGDRHTITVMTKDKHVVFDFTSKVIDFFTVFARDEDGNEIPDNPEALIVLAEEEIVAIDLTNPQWKMMALPYLVSLHASAVTCSQHVPNVPEELWDSIMSAGKAQTEHLYSDKEWPIDGGTILCNKPENPDKLENRELLLTGHEDGTVRFWNASDVSLTPLYKYNSSILFTGEHLDVLEQPPEDDEDEWPPFRKVGTFDPYSDDPRLAVKKVLLCPLSSTLVIAGTAGHVVTAVISSEPVNKEIKAVTMNIVNDRDGFIWKGYDHLPVRTASISFAIGFQPQSILQLYPPAAVTALAMHSEWGLLATGTAHGLAVFDYTRVKPVTVKCTLNPNDLSGAGDTPISRRKSFKKSLRESFRRLRKGRSQRRTNTNSSPTRSTVIEKKKEISSVASSPSADLSPMELKPVERQVEARPVDDALGSMVRCLYFARSYIISMQNTTPTLWAGTNNGTVYVFTLAIPAGVRRTEEDVNCTLGKEIQLKHRAPVIAITILDGSNVPLPEPFEAEKGVSPGPDMTSPHRVLIASEEQFKIFNLPSLKPNCKYKLTAHEGSRVRKTGFAKFTCPIDSTGVHVETCLLCLTNLGDCLILSIPELRRQLNAAAIKREDINGISSLTFTKSGEALYLHSSSELQRISLSATKVTKAHCTLNLPPSARVSSETSAEEQAVNEDATENGVVGSSGEESPKEPSLQPSASITEVNGEDERQDLSSVGDITIDSVKDHLLNNSIFRNAPSSEELHNRLTGLKMEVTS, from the exons acGGTGCAACATGGTTTCCCAAACAAACCAACAGCCTTCGCATGGGATCCGAGTTTACGACTAATGATCATTGGGACGACATCCGGCGCCATCAAAGT ATTTGGAAGACCTGGGGTTGAATTTTATGGTCAACATTCGAGCGAAAGTGGTGAAAATGCAGTTACAAAAATTGTCGCTATACCGAATGag GGTCGCATCGTTTCTCTCTGCGATGATAATTCTTTACACTTATgggaaatcaatgaaaattcagTTGTGGAGacaaaatcattatcattggAGGGGAAGCTGAAGAAAATTTCAGCAATATGTTTGGAATCAAGTGGGGAACATCTGCTTTTAGGAGCAGAGGGAGGTAACATTTACCTTCTAAATTTGAAAACATTTGCAGTACCCGATAACATCATTTATCAAGATGTAGTAATGCAAAA TGTGCCCGacgattataagaaaaatccaGGAGCAGTGGAAGCTATAGCAGAACAACCAGGCCACCCGGACAACATACTTATTGGTTATAATCGAGGTTTGATGGTACTCTGGAATAAAGCTACTCCAGGAGCACAGCAG ACATTCGTATCCACGCAACAGCTGGAATCAGTGCATTTTATTTCTGAGAGTCGGTTTGTCTCATCTCACAACGATGGATCCTATACGTTCTGGAGTCCAGGTAGTGATGCAGTTCCAGACCCGACGACTCCGTATGGCCCTTTTCCTTGTAAAGCTATTACGAAAATTCTTGTATATCCCACTGCCGA GCATGGAGAATTGGTGCTCTTCTCTGGTGGTATGCAACGTGCTAGTTATGGCGATCGTCATACTATCACTGTTATGACGAAGGATAAACACGTCGTATTTGATTTTACTTCGAAAGTTATTGACTTCTTCACTGTATTTGCCAGAGATGAAGACGGCAATGAAATTCCAGACAATCCTGAGGCCTTGATCGTATTAGCCGAAGAAGAAATTGTGGCTATTGATTTAACAAATCCACAATGGAAAATGATGGCTCTTCCGTATTTGGTATCGCTTCATGCCAGCGCg GTAACTTGTTCTCAACACGTTCCAAATGTTCCCGAAGAACTTTGGGATTCAATAATGTCTGCTGGAAAAGCACAGACAGAACACTTATACTCGGATAAAGAGTGGCCCATCGACGGGGGAACTATTTTATGCAACAAACCGGAAAATCCTGATAAACTTGAAAATAGAGAATTGTTACTTACCGGCCACGAAGATGGAACCGTAAGGTTTTGGAATGCATCGGATGTCTCATTAACGCCTTTGTACAAATATAACTCGTCGATTCTTTTTACCGGAGAACACTTGGACGTGCTTGAGCAACCACCGGAAGACGATGAAGATGAATGGCCACCGTTTCGGAAAGTGGGCACATTCGATCCATATTCCGATGACCCACGTCTTGCAGtaaaaaaagttcttttgTGTCCGTTATCATCAACGTTAGTAATAGCAGGAACAGCTGGTCACGTAGTTACAGCCGTAATATCTTCTGAACcagttaataaagaaataaaagcagTGACGATGAATATTGTAAATGATCGTGATGGATTTATATGGAAAGGTTACGATCATTTGCCTGTAAGGACAGCCAGTATATCTTTTGCAATTGGTTTTCAACCTCAAAGCATTCTACAGTTATATCCACCAGCTGCTGTTACAGCATTAGCAATGCATAGTGAATGGGGTTTACTTGCTACGGGTACAGCTCATGGTTTAGCAGTATTTGACTACACAAGGGTAAAGCCTGTTACTGTTAAATGCACACTTAATCCAAatg ATCTTTCTGGTGCAGGAGACACACCAATTTCTAGGCGAAAATCATTTAAGAAATCTTTAAGAGAATCCTTTAGAAGattaagaaaaggaagatcgCAAAGACGGACAAATACTAATAGTAGCCCGACGAGAAGTACcgtaatagagaaaaagaaagaaat CTCTAGCGTAGCATCTTCTCCAAGTGCCGATTTATCGCCCATGGAATTAAAGCCGGTAGAAAGACAAGTTGAAGCTAGGCCGGTAGATGATGCGTTAGGGTCTATGGTACGATGCTTATATTTCGCCAGAAGTTATATCATAAGCA TGCAAAATACAACACCTACGCTTTGGGCAGGTACTAATAACGGGACAGTCTACGTTTTTACTTTAGCGATACCTGCTGGTGTTAGGAGAACAGAAGAAGACGTAAATTGTACGCTTGGAAAAGAAATACAGTTGAAGCATCGTGCTCCAGTTATTGCTATAACCATATTAGACGGTTCTAATGTACCTTTACCAGAACCATTTGAAGCAGAAAAGGGAGTTTCTCCAGGGCCAGATATGACATCACCACATAGAGTATTAATAGCGAGCGAagaacaatttaaaatttttaatctaccATCGTTAAAGCCAAATTGCAAATATAAACTTACTGCTCATGAAGGATCCAGGGTGCGTAAAACTGGATTTGCTAAGTTTACGTGTCCTATCGATTCTACGGGAGTGCATGTTGAAACATGCTTACTTTGTTTGACGAATCTTGGAGATTGTTTAATACTCAGTATCCCAGAATTAAGAAGACAACTTAACGCTGCTGCAATTAAACGAGAAGATATTAA tggCATTTCGTCCCTAACATTCACAAAGTCTGGAGAAGCGTTATATCTTCATTCAAGTTCCGAACTTCAACGCATCTCGTTATCAGCGACAAAAGTAACAAAAGCCCATTGTACACTTAATTTACCACCTAGTGCTAGAGTATCTTCAGAAACTAGTGCAGAAGAACAAGCTGTTAACGAAGATGCAACTGAGAATGGTGTTGTAGGTTCCA GTGGTGAAGAATCTCCAAAGGAACCTTCCCTGCAACCTTCCGCAAGTATCACTGAGGTGAATGGGGAAGATGAGCGACAGGATTTAAGTTCAGTTGGAGATATCACTATTGACAGTGTTAAGGATCATTTACT TAACAATTCAATTTTCAGAAATGCTCCATCATCAGAAGAACTCCATAATCGTTTGACAGGCCTTAAAATGGAAGTGACATCATGA
- the LOC124949667 gene encoding lethal(2) giant larvae protein homolog 1 isoform X1, translated as MLKFIRGKGQQPTAERQKLQKDLFAFRKTVQHGFPNKPTAFAWDPSLRLMIIGTTSGAIKVFGRPGVEFYGQHSSESGENAVTKIVAIPNEGRIVSLCDDNSLHLWEINENSVVETKSLSLEGKLKKISAICLESSGEHLLLGAEGGNIYLLNLKTFAVPDNIIYQDVVMQNVPDDYKKNPGAVEAIAEQPGHPDNILIGYNRGLMVLWNKATPGAQQLMGLFSRTQTFVSTQQLESVHFISESRFVSSHNDGSYTFWSPGSDAVPDPTTPYGPFPCKAITKILVYPTAEHGELVLFSGGMQRASYGDRHTITVMTKDKHVVFDFTSKVIDFFTVFARDEDGNEIPDNPEALIVLAEEEIVAIDLTNPQWKMMALPYLVSLHASAVTCSQHVPNVPEELWDSIMSAGKAQTEHLYSDKEWPIDGGTILCNKPENPDKLENRELLLTGHEDGTVRFWNASDVSLTPLYKYNSSILFTGEHLDVLEQPPEDDEDEWPPFRKVGTFDPYSDDPRLAVKKVLLCPLSSTLVIAGTAGHVVTAVISSEPVNKEIKAVTMNIVNDRDGFIWKGYDHLPVRTASISFAIGFQPQSILQLYPPAAVTALAMHSEWGLLATGTAHGLAVFDYTRVKPVTVKCTLNPNDLSGAGDTPISRRKSFKKSLRESFRRLRKGRSQRRTNTNSSPTRSTVIEKKKEISSVASSPSADLSPMELKPVERQVEARPVDDALGSMVRCLYFARSYIISMQNTTPTLWAGTNNGTVYVFTLAIPAGVRRTEEDVNCTLGKEIQLKHRAPVIAITILDGSNVPLPEPFEAEKGVSPGPDMTSPHRVLIASEEQFKIFNLPSLKPNCKYKLTAHEGSRVRKTGFAKFTCPIDSTGVHVETCLLCLTNLGDCLILSIPELRRQLNAAAIKREDINGISSLTFTKSGEALYLHSSSELQRISLSATKVTKAHCTLNLPPSARVSSETSAEEQAVNEDATENGVVGSSGEESPKEPSLQPSASITEVNGEDERQDLSSVGDITIDSVKDHLLNNSIFRNAPSSEELHNRLTGLKMEVTS; from the exons acGGTGCAACATGGTTTCCCAAACAAACCAACAGCCTTCGCATGGGATCCGAGTTTACGACTAATGATCATTGGGACGACATCCGGCGCCATCAAAGT ATTTGGAAGACCTGGGGTTGAATTTTATGGTCAACATTCGAGCGAAAGTGGTGAAAATGCAGTTACAAAAATTGTCGCTATACCGAATGag GGTCGCATCGTTTCTCTCTGCGATGATAATTCTTTACACTTATgggaaatcaatgaaaattcagTTGTGGAGacaaaatcattatcattggAGGGGAAGCTGAAGAAAATTTCAGCAATATGTTTGGAATCAAGTGGGGAACATCTGCTTTTAGGAGCAGAGGGAGGTAACATTTACCTTCTAAATTTGAAAACATTTGCAGTACCCGATAACATCATTTATCAAGATGTAGTAATGCAAAA TGTGCCCGacgattataagaaaaatccaGGAGCAGTGGAAGCTATAGCAGAACAACCAGGCCACCCGGACAACATACTTATTGGTTATAATCGAGGTTTGATGGTACTCTGGAATAAAGCTACTCCAGGAGCACAGCAG CTGATGGGTTTGTTTTCGCGTACGCAGACATTCGTATCCACGCAACAGCTGGAATCAGTGCATTTTATTTCTGAGAGTCGGTTTGTCTCATCTCACAACGATGGATCCTATACGTTCTGGAGTCCAGGTAGTGATGCAGTTCCAGACCCGACGACTCCGTATGGCCCTTTTCCTTGTAAAGCTATTACGAAAATTCTTGTATATCCCACTGCCGA GCATGGAGAATTGGTGCTCTTCTCTGGTGGTATGCAACGTGCTAGTTATGGCGATCGTCATACTATCACTGTTATGACGAAGGATAAACACGTCGTATTTGATTTTACTTCGAAAGTTATTGACTTCTTCACTGTATTTGCCAGAGATGAAGACGGCAATGAAATTCCAGACAATCCTGAGGCCTTGATCGTATTAGCCGAAGAAGAAATTGTGGCTATTGATTTAACAAATCCACAATGGAAAATGATGGCTCTTCCGTATTTGGTATCGCTTCATGCCAGCGCg GTAACTTGTTCTCAACACGTTCCAAATGTTCCCGAAGAACTTTGGGATTCAATAATGTCTGCTGGAAAAGCACAGACAGAACACTTATACTCGGATAAAGAGTGGCCCATCGACGGGGGAACTATTTTATGCAACAAACCGGAAAATCCTGATAAACTTGAAAATAGAGAATTGTTACTTACCGGCCACGAAGATGGAACCGTAAGGTTTTGGAATGCATCGGATGTCTCATTAACGCCTTTGTACAAATATAACTCGTCGATTCTTTTTACCGGAGAACACTTGGACGTGCTTGAGCAACCACCGGAAGACGATGAAGATGAATGGCCACCGTTTCGGAAAGTGGGCACATTCGATCCATATTCCGATGACCCACGTCTTGCAGtaaaaaaagttcttttgTGTCCGTTATCATCAACGTTAGTAATAGCAGGAACAGCTGGTCACGTAGTTACAGCCGTAATATCTTCTGAACcagttaataaagaaataaaagcagTGACGATGAATATTGTAAATGATCGTGATGGATTTATATGGAAAGGTTACGATCATTTGCCTGTAAGGACAGCCAGTATATCTTTTGCAATTGGTTTTCAACCTCAAAGCATTCTACAGTTATATCCACCAGCTGCTGTTACAGCATTAGCAATGCATAGTGAATGGGGTTTACTTGCTACGGGTACAGCTCATGGTTTAGCAGTATTTGACTACACAAGGGTAAAGCCTGTTACTGTTAAATGCACACTTAATCCAAatg ATCTTTCTGGTGCAGGAGACACACCAATTTCTAGGCGAAAATCATTTAAGAAATCTTTAAGAGAATCCTTTAGAAGattaagaaaaggaagatcgCAAAGACGGACAAATACTAATAGTAGCCCGACGAGAAGTACcgtaatagagaaaaagaaagaaat CTCTAGCGTAGCATCTTCTCCAAGTGCCGATTTATCGCCCATGGAATTAAAGCCGGTAGAAAGACAAGTTGAAGCTAGGCCGGTAGATGATGCGTTAGGGTCTATGGTACGATGCTTATATTTCGCCAGAAGTTATATCATAAGCA TGCAAAATACAACACCTACGCTTTGGGCAGGTACTAATAACGGGACAGTCTACGTTTTTACTTTAGCGATACCTGCTGGTGTTAGGAGAACAGAAGAAGACGTAAATTGTACGCTTGGAAAAGAAATACAGTTGAAGCATCGTGCTCCAGTTATTGCTATAACCATATTAGACGGTTCTAATGTACCTTTACCAGAACCATTTGAAGCAGAAAAGGGAGTTTCTCCAGGGCCAGATATGACATCACCACATAGAGTATTAATAGCGAGCGAagaacaatttaaaatttttaatctaccATCGTTAAAGCCAAATTGCAAATATAAACTTACTGCTCATGAAGGATCCAGGGTGCGTAAAACTGGATTTGCTAAGTTTACGTGTCCTATCGATTCTACGGGAGTGCATGTTGAAACATGCTTACTTTGTTTGACGAATCTTGGAGATTGTTTAATACTCAGTATCCCAGAATTAAGAAGACAACTTAACGCTGCTGCAATTAAACGAGAAGATATTAA tggCATTTCGTCCCTAACATTCACAAAGTCTGGAGAAGCGTTATATCTTCATTCAAGTTCCGAACTTCAACGCATCTCGTTATCAGCGACAAAAGTAACAAAAGCCCATTGTACACTTAATTTACCACCTAGTGCTAGAGTATCTTCAGAAACTAGTGCAGAAGAACAAGCTGTTAACGAAGATGCAACTGAGAATGGTGTTGTAGGTTCCA GTGGTGAAGAATCTCCAAAGGAACCTTCCCTGCAACCTTCCGCAAGTATCACTGAGGTGAATGGGGAAGATGAGCGACAGGATTTAAGTTCAGTTGGAGATATCACTATTGACAGTGTTAAGGATCATTTACT TAACAATTCAATTTTCAGAAATGCTCCATCATCAGAAGAACTCCATAATCGTTTGACAGGCCTTAAAATGGAAGTGACATCATGA